From Clostridia bacterium, the proteins below share one genomic window:
- a CDS encoding GNAT family protein, which yields MEISVKDKIIFTKRLILRPFKKDDFSVVHQYSSDEEVCRFMPWGPNSYYDTKRFLARAIKGRKKSDNNFVGEHAVVLKENNELLGGCGLYIESKRDKEYMIGYCLKKSAWGKGYATELARALCYVAFKCLDAHSVIATCDSQNQASYHVMEKLGMKREGHFIGRRFIHEEWHDEYLYAILKDDWMVNEIY from the coding sequence ATGGAAATAAGTGTTAAAGATAAAATAATATTTACCAAAAGATTGATTTTACGTCCGTTTAAAAAAGACGATTTTTCCGTTGTGCATCAATATTCATCTGATGAAGAGGTCTGCAGGTTTATGCCCTGGGGACCTAATTCATATTATGACACAAAAAGATTTTTAGCGCGTGCCATTAAAGGGCGCAAAAAAAGTGATAATAATTTTGTAGGTGAACACGCAGTTGTTTTGAAAGAAAATAATGAATTGCTTGGTGGCTGCGGTCTGTATATTGAAAGTAAAAGAGATAAAGAATATATGATAGGCTATTGCCTTAAAAAGTCAGCATGGGGAAAGGGCTACGCTACAGAACTTGCTCGTGCTTTATGTTATGTTGCATTTAAGTGTTTGGATGCACATAGCGTCATAGCAACTTGCGATAGCCAAAATCAAGCATCTTATCATGTTATGGAAAAGCTGGGCATGAAAAGAGAAGGTCATTTTATTGGTCGCAGATTTATTCATGAAGAATGGCATGATGAATATTTATATGCGATATTAAAAGATGATTGGATGGTTAATGAAATTTATTAA